Proteins found in one Phocoena sinus isolate mPhoSin1 chromosome 19, mPhoSin1.pri, whole genome shotgun sequence genomic segment:
- the LOC116743811 gene encoding zinc finger protein 84-like codes for MTMPWRTHAGKKPHECCDCKRAFPSKLKLITHQETHTGEKTYGCNQRQKVFITKSALIYHQKTRHREGASYGCNKCGKAFPWRSKLILHQRTHSGERPFRCRICDKAFMVRTHLTVHQRTHTGEKTYECSDCEKAFSKKAQLLIHQRIHTGERPYGCSECPQAFIQKSDLSNHKKTHHAVGKSHECSECGKVLSSKSTLIIHRRSHTSEKPFKCSACDKAFTSKAHLIVHERIHTGERPYECLNCEKAFSAKAHLMIHQRIHTGERPYGCNECQQAFIRKSGLTNHLQNCHSGVKSYGCSECGKVLSCKSTLIIHQRTHTGEKPFKCSVCDKAFAAKSYLTVHQRIHTGERPYECCNCKKAFATLSTLIGHRRTHTGERPYRCNECQKAFFRKSALANHQQTQHRGKSSLQ; via the coding sequence ATGACCATGCCTTGGAGAACTCATGCAGGAAAGAAACCCCATGAATGCTGTGATTGTAAGAGAGCCTTTCCCAGTAAGTTAAAGCTAATCACTCATCAGGaaactcacacaggagagaaaacaTATGGATGCAATCAACGTCAGAAAGTCTTCATTACAAAGTCAGCACTAATCTATCATCAGAAAACCCGTCACAGAGAAGGGGCATCCTATGGATGCAACAAATGTGGGAAAGCTTTTCCTTGGAGGTCAAAACTCATTTTACATCAGAGGACTCATTCAGGAGAGAGACCTTTCAGATGCAGAATATGTGATAAAGCCTTCATGGTTAGGACACATCTCACTGTACATCAGAgaactcacacaggagagaaaacaTATGAATGCTCAGATTGTGAGAAAGCCTTCTCAAAAAAGGCTCAGCTCCTGATTCATCAGCGAATTCACACAGGAGAGAGACCATATGGATGCAGTGAATGTCCACAAGCCTTCATCCAGAAGTCAGATCTCAGTAATCATAAGAAAACTCATCATGCAGTAGGGAAATCCcatgaatgcagtgaatgtgggaaggtTTTGTCCTCTAAGTCAACTCTCATTATACATCGGAGAAGCCATACAAGTGAGAAACCCTTCAAATGCAGTGCATGTGATAAAGCCTTCACATCAAAGGCACATCTCATTGTACATGAGAGAATTCATACAGGAGAGAGACCGTATGAATGCTTAAATTGTGAGAAAGCCTTCTCCGCTAAGGCACATCTCATGATTCATCAGCGAATTCACACAGGAGAGAGGCCTTATGGATGTAATGAATGTCAACAAGCTTTCATCCGGAAGTCAGGTCTCACTAACCATCTACAAAATTGTCATTCTGGGGTAAAGTCATACggatgcagtgaatgtgggaaggtTCTGTCCTGTAAGTCAACTCTCATTATACATCAGAGAACCCATACAGGTGAGAAACCGTTCAAATGTAGTGTATGTGACAAAGCTTTCGCAGCTAAATCCTATCTTACtgtacatcagagaattcatacaggAGAGAGACCATATGAATGCTGCAATTGTAAGAAAGCGTTTGCTACTTTGTCAACTCTCATTGGTCACCGGAGAACTCACACAGGAGAGAGACCCTATAGGTGCAATGAATGTCAGAAAGCCTTCTTTCGGAAATCAGCCCTCGCTAATCATCAGCAAACTCAGCATAGAGGAAAATCCTCTCTGCAATGA